TCAGGAATTTAAATCGTACATAACTATCGAAAATGAATATGAAAATTCAAAAAGTTCGCTCGACTTACCTTTCATATCCCGAAAGAGATGTCTCTAGTAAAATTTCTTTTTTTTATATCGATCCAAAATATACTCTACCAATAATTGATTAAAACTATACTTTTCCAAATACTTAAAGACAATTTAATAATAgagtacaaaaaaaaaattcacttcTTTTATTATTTAGACTAACCACAAAACTTTtgttttgacttgacaaacgtgTCGACCTAAATACTTTGTCATAAAATATCTTCCTAGTATATATATACTCTATAAGTATAGCCATAAAAATATTGTGATCATAATATAAAAATTCTTCATATATTATTCACCAATCACCACTACACATTTTTCTTCTCTAATTTCTCAAATAAAATATCACCAAAATTTAATAAAAATTGTCTTAAgatgaaaaataataataatatagaaGGAGAAATTAGCAATAATGATGGTGAATTCTTTAGTGAAAAAGATGTTAATCTTACAGTTTGTAAGACCTCTCTTTTTTTCGTTGGTGATGGTTTCAACGTTTATAATTGTCATGGCAAACTTGTTTTTCGAGTCGATTCGTATCGTTCCGAAGGTGGACACCAGGGTGAGATCGTTCTCATGGACCCTTCCGGTCGTTGCCTCTTCACCGTCCGTCGTAAGGTACCGTTTTTCTTAAACCTTCTTTTTGTATTCCTGTATTAttgtataagacggttttatattaTTGCTTATGAGACCACATGTCCATTAACTCGATCTCTTTAACACTGTTTCTTGTGCTTAATGACAAACCCTAGGCTGTCCAACTTGAACAACTCCTAGCTTTAATTTATTATCATGTCCATAAGACTGTTGTATGGTACGAGTACATTAATATCATTAAAtagcataatttttttttattatatataACACAATCTTATTTAAGTGTTTGTGGTACGACTCAGGGTATCACGTTACTAAACCCTAAATGATCGGAACAGAGCGAGTACTGATATTTTTTCTGAAATTTATGaatttcttacattgttatttgtAAACTAGCTAATTAGGAAGTAGTTATGGAGAAGACGACACATAATAAAGATAAGAAAATGAAACATCAAGAAAAAGTAAAGGACCCTAACCATGTGTTCTTAACTTCTTATAAGGAAATCTACGATGAGGACCAGTTATgattttagtttatttcattataACTATAGAAAACAGGTATAAAATATACGGAATATTCCCTTTGTCTCAATCATtcgtttaccttttatattattTGTGAGAAACATTTTATTAAAGTTAAAACAAATAATTTAAAAAACGGAGTATATATTTGTATGCTGGAAATGATAATCCAATTTTAAAAAAACTAGTGAAGTTAATTAAAATGGACAATACAAAATGTTGTTCAATACTTAACCGTGAATTGTAAATGCTACGGAGTATTTGATTGTCGAACCAATGTCTAATGTTTGGGGACGTAAATATAATTTATAGAGAAAAATCAGAAATAAACATGAAAATTTCAtgagttttaaaattttattgttTAGTAGTGCGAGGTCTTTACTAACCTTCTAATTCTAGCACAGATTGTGTAACACGCACAAAGAGGTCGAATAAATTTAGGAAGAACGAGTAATAAAATAAGACTGTTTAATAGTTTGAGACCGTCTTTTTAATTGtctataataatttatttattattatcaaTAAATATATAGTTTTTACTCGTTATATAACATGATACTCTCACACTATAAAACCGTCTTCACAATAATTACTGTATCGGTTAAGAACATGGAGGAAATTAGGAACATTTATGGGTTACTTTGTTCAATTATTGGCATTGACATGTACAATAATTCTTTAATTAAATGAACATGTCGTTACATTTATAACGGGAATAATGTCGACATTATTAGGTCTTGAAATGTACAATTAACGTGCTCTCATTGACCCTTCGATAAGCAAGTAGCATTAGCAAAGTGATAGTACTACAATTTTATTTCTCGCCTAAACTAGATGTCAACTAGCCTGGATGGTTAACTCGTGAGTGGTGATATTTATGACCTAGGTTAGAACTCTATCAGCATTAAAACAGTTCTTATAAGTActtttacaccaaaaaaaaaaaacgcgtaaaaaaaaaaaagctcaaCCAATTGGTAAATAACGGCATACTTTGTAGAAAAtttcatcataaaattaattgaCGATTATAATAGTAAGGAATCGGGAAGGGGTCTTTTGTTTTACTAGAATTTTTAGTAAGTGGTCTTATACCTAACTGATACAACATTTGTTTTATGATGGAACCTCCCTAATACTTTACGTTATATTATAGCGTCCAAGCTTGCACAACAGATGGGACGGCTACATAGGCGAACGGACGGAAAACTCAAAGCCGATATTCAGCGTAAAACGATCATCAATTTACGGACGGTCAGAAGTAAGCGTAGAAGTATACGACAACGAAGGCGAAAAATACCAAATCGACGGGTGCTTTGAAGATAGAAGCTGTACAATCTACGACGCAACAACTCGGGAAGTGATGGCAGAAATTCGAAGAAAAATGGATATCTCATCTAAAGTGGTACTGGGTAAAGACGCCTTTTCGATTCTCATTAAACCGGGTTTTGATTCCGCTTTCGCAATGGGCCTCGTTCTTGTCCTGGACCAGATCAATGCTGATGGGCTCGACGATGTTTCTGATGAGCCTAGTGTTTCTGGTGGGCTTAGTATTGTGACCACTAATGGGCTTTCTAATGGGCTCCACGGTGTTTCCGATTGGCTTAATCGGCTCGATGAGGTTTctaataataagattaatatgGCGGCCCTCGCGATTTCACAAGGACCGTTTCTATTAGCCACTACGAAAACTGTTGGGATTGCAATTCGCAATAGAAAGGTAAATAGATGGATGAGTGGTCCTGAAACGTTAGTTCAACGGATCGGAAGAAATGTTTGCGTTGCCTTCAATTGTCTCAATCTCGCAAGCTCAATTCGAGTCTCTAACTCGCATTCTGAAGGAGTTATGCATGCTATAGTACCGTTCCCTCCATACAAATCTTTTGGCAATTTGGATCAAAGCCTACTCTTGTCATAGCATACATGAGCTATCCGACCTCTATATATGAACATTTGTTATTATGCTCTTTTCAGGGGCGGAACCAGGAACGAAATATATCTAGGTTAGATCTATAAACTATTGAAATTTATTGGTTGAAGAAATTTCAAACTGTTGGCATATCCATGTATGGGTTTTCGGGTTCCTGAACACTCGAAAAGTGAAAGTTTTTTGTGTAGCCTGTCCAACAACTGTAACATAATATTATGAAATTGGATTATTCCATTGTAATATATTCAGAAGAGATTATATTATGAAGTTGGATTATTGTAagacaaaaataataatattaaacaagaattttaataataatattaaacaaGGATTTTTGTAAGacaaaaataataatttttgtaTGGATTATTGCATGGCCGTCCCTGGCATTTTGGGGGCCCTGTGCGAAATTGAGAAAATGGGCCcctaatttatataaaaattaacaatttttacaaaaatattaaaataaatttgatGGAAAAACGCTAATAAAGCCCACAACAATTGTATATGATAAAAGTAAATTTTGCAACAAAGATGTCAACTAAATTTCACTGCCTTATTGGATAAGTGTACACTCTTTCTTTATGTTGATGCGGGTTCGATCCTTCTTAACACCATGTTCATttgatttttaaaataaaaaacgtAAAAATGATTCTATGTGGAATCGAACCCAGGATGTTAGAGATGTTAGGATAAACAAGTACCACTGAGACACTATAATAAATCAGATGACATGAGATTGCGATAATAAATATATGTAAAGTATTACGCAACTGGGTCTTATATTGGGCCCCTAAAAATTGGGGGCCCTGTGCGGCTGCACGGGTTGAACACCCCCTGGGTCGGCCCTGGATTATTGTAAAGATGGTTCTATGTTTTATTATTAAAACTatggtttatatattatttagattaaagtgaagagattggaacgttgatgaatgtacgaagaaagagtagataagaagagaCGTCCTACTGCTGGATTTATAAAGGAGGTTCGTGGATTTATTAAATTTGCTAAACAAAATGATGAATATGGTTTCGTTGAAAATAAACTTAGAtgtccttgtactaaatgcaAAAACATGAAATATCTACATGACATAGTGGTAGAAGAACATCTTTATACAAATGAGTTTTGTCCAAACTatggtttatatattatttagattaaagtgaagagattggaacgtggaTGGATGTACGAAAAAAGAGTATATAAGAAGAGACGTCCTActgctagatttataaagggggttcgtggatttattaaatttgctaaacaaaatgatgaatatgatttgGTTGAAAATAAACTTAGGTGTCAtgtccttgtactaaatgcaAAAATTTGAAATATCTACATGACATAGAGGTAGAAGAACATCTTTATACAAATGAGTTAGAAGAACATCTTTATGCAAAAACTTGAAATATCTACACTTCGAGTCTCTAACTCACATTCTGAAGGAGTTATGCATGTTATACCGTTCCGGCCTCCATACAAATCTTTTGGCAATTTGGATCAATGCCTACTTTTTTCATAGCATACATGAGCGATCCGACCTCTATATATTAACATTTGTTATCATGCTCTTTTCGACAAAAACTCGACCTGTGCAATAAGCCAATAAGCTACTTCTTTTGACTCTGAACTAGGAGTGTTCACCGGTCCAGAACCGGACCAGGCAGCAATAACCCGCGGACCGGACAACCCCATATCCCAAACCCAGAGACCGGAGCGGTTAGGTGGGAACTCGGACCAGACCGGACCAGAACCCTTTAGGTCCGGTTTTTTCTGGGTTTGGACCGGACTGGTTCTATTTTTAAAAGGTAATTTGAGGTAATTTTTCTGCTTGGATCGGATCGGAGACCGGTCACAATATTTATATGAACCCGGAGACCGAAACGGTCGGTCCGGTTTACCGGTCCGGTCTGCTTTATGTGCAGCCTCACTAGTCTGAACAGTGAACACATTCTCGCTGCCAAAGTCGTATGGAGCGGGATCTTGCTTAGTTGAACACCCGGTATTCGTTTTAGTCGACCGTTTAGGATTTCTTTGCAGTTACAAAGGAACCGTTACAGTAGCTAATAagactaaaagaaaaaaaaaagaggctcGCCCGATCCAGTTTGATGACTTTTATCACCCGCTCTAGAAGAAATGTCGTCTTTCTATATAATCAACTTGGTCTGCTTGTAATTTTAGCTCGGTTAGTTGGATAACTACTCATTTAACAGCTTCTAATGTCCCGTTGTTTGTGTTGTAACTAGTTAGTATGTAAACAGAtcttatgtaattttgttttatttattaaagttcatCGTTATAAAATAAATGAACACGTTCCCTTAATACGCTCAATTTTAGCATATAAGGTCGTAAATAGGCTACATTAATATGAACATTTGGCTAAATTATTCATCAgttctttacttttttttttttttttttttttttgcaaattcAGGACTTTTTTGTGTTTAACATGCTGCATTACGAGGGCTTCAACCCAAGAATTTTAGTTAAATTAgaattgttagggtgcaaactcatgtcCCACATCTGTAGAATAAAGATAAAATGTTATCTTTATAAGTgtatacaaaatataatagtactaATATGAATTGTGGACACAGATACAGCAGAACCTCAACACGGAATATTCTAATACAATCGTTTGTGATGGAAACTTTTCCTTAGTGGCCCAAATAAAACGTTGCATCACAAAATGTAAATTATTGTGTATTTGTATGGTTAATGGTTAACGTTGCATGTTCACGGGTCCAAGGGACTTTATTTTTCATGCAATATTCACGTCATGTCATGTCATTGTCTATTTGTCTGGGGGTAACCACTGTTTTTTTTACACATTAATAAAACGAAATCTTTATGGTTGTAGGAAATTAGGCTTTTAGGGCATCaacaatagaggtttgtcaacaaaggtttgtgtactttttagaggtttgttgacaaacctctctaTTGTTGGAGATGGGGTTTGAGGTTCATCCATAGGAATGGTTACACATTTGTATACGGGTTTGTTGATTGACATGGCAAGTGGTCCCCTAAAAGTTAGTATATTTTTATTCTCCAACAACATATATATGAGGGGGAAAAAATGGGTAATTTTATGTGGGTCATATGATATGAACCTTGAAAAtatttgtctattgttgtatatGGGTTTGTTATTGAAGAGGTTTGTTAAATTGATGATGTGTCATGTGACAAACCTCTTTAGAGGTTCATCTATTGTGGATGCCCTTAGTACCAAAATTGTTTGGTCGTTTGATGTCTGAGATTTACAGTATATCTCACCATTTTTGCGACATATGATATGAGATGTAGTTTTCTTAACACCTACCATTTTAACTCATTTTATATATACTACATTCATTCTATTTATATACTTTAAAATTTAATATCGAGTATTTCATAATCGGGTAATCGgccagttaatgtattatacaactggttgtatatacaacttatttaatGTAATTGAGCTTTATTACAAAGTTATCGAGCTTTATTAataaaattatcgagttatggtacaaagttattgagcttaacagaacaattattaaactcaataacttcgCAACATAGCTCAATAATACAACAGTTATTGTAAAATTGTTCAACAGGTTTGTGTAAGAGTTCAACAACTTTGAGACGGTTGTACAATGCTATAATACAACTGATTGTAGGATACTATTTGTGGTAATCGGCGGCTGATGTAAACTTTGAACATTAATTTCTGTATATGAATTGTAATTGATTGAGTTATCGTTAATGTGTGTTTGTGAACTAAACAACATGCACGGAGTATTATTTACGCATTATCAAGGAAATAAATTTTTGTTTTTCTTAATAAATACCGAGTAATTTGTAATTGAGCAATTGACTAATTTAAACTTTGAATATTAATTTCTTTATATAAATTGTAGTTGATTGAGTCATCGTAAAGATATCTTTAATTTGTTTGTCAACTAAACAACATGCGCGAAGTATTATTTATGCATGTGAATATTAGTTTCTTTATATAAATTGTAGTTGATTGATTTACCGTTAGAATTACCATGTATGTTTGTCAACTAAACAACATGCGTGGAGTATTATTTACGCATTATCAAGAAAAATGAagttttgttttcttatttaataCTCTCTCTCATCCAAACCAAAAGTTACATTTGACTTTTTGGTACTATTCATGATTGTAGAGAATCTTTGGTATTACTAGTAatgtataagagaaaacatagtcatgcgtgatcttgtttgattcatcgtcatgaatgctataagaataacaactttttataatttttaataatatgtaactaaagatattcacgttgcaaaacgcgcCTCGACAAGCGTAATAAAGTCAAATataacctttggtttggatgggagggagtatcgAGTACTATGTAATTGAGCAATTGACTGATGTAAACTTTGAACATTAATTTCTGTATATAAACTCAAGTTGATTGATTTATCATAAGAATTGTTGTGTTTGTCAACTAATTAAACAACATGCACATAGTGTTATTTACACATTTGAACATTGATTTCTTTATATAAAATGTAGTTTTATTGATTCATTGTAAGAATTTCTGTATTTGTCAACTAAACAACATGCACATTGTAAACCCTCCAATCCAATTCAAACTACTCCTTGCTTTTTGGTGGTCAAACTTTGAAAAGTTTGATCGTTAATCCAcagaaaaatataaaaatttgaacgATAAAATTTACATATTTAGTTCTATTatgaaaatatctttcataaattatattttttgcaaaaaaaaattatatacaaaGGAAGAAAAACGCGGTCAAAGTGTCGCCTCGAAGACCATTCAAAAATAAGTGGGTAGCAGTTTGGATTGGATTAGTGGTAGTATTATTTACGCATTTTCAATGAAatgaagttttttttttcataGTTAACAAAAAGAAACAATAACAATGAGTCGTGATGTAAAATTCTCATATTTAATTTGATTACCAAAGGTAACTATTTACTCCGTACATATTATTATCGTTTGTACGAGCACTCGATATTTTTGTTGTATATAATAAAAAACTGCTAATTAAAGATGAATATATTTAgcacttaaattaaataaagggCAATCTAAATAAAAGTAAGGGAAAGTATATGCTAGGGAGTATAGCACTAACTTTAAGTACATAGTCATGCTAGCTAGCTAGGGCTTTATATCATAGGCATTCGTTAAAGAGTCGGTaacttttaatttttattttttacattTATATATACAGTACTCTCTCCATTCATATTCACTCTACCACTTTACtttatcacgtttgtcaacgcgtattttacgcggtaatatcgttagctacgtatttgcaaaaattataaaagttagatatttttaatgtacttgtaaagacgaatcaaacaagatccaatatgaatatattttcacttatctAATATCTagaaaattaaaattgaatgttTATTTATGAATAGTGTAGAAAATTGAAAGCGGTAgggtggagttgaatggaggaagtatatgtgATGCACttcaattaattataattatataacaATGCTCTCTTATTAATTAAATAGCGGACTTAGATCCTATTTTTTTGAATTTAAATTCACCGCTTTTAAATTCAGTTAAGAAAAATTTAAATCATATAAGttcaattaataataattaaatccaaAAAGTTTAGTTCATAAAGGTTCAGTTTAATTCATATACACTTTCATATAAGTTCAgacgatcctataagttcagttttgATCTAATAAATTCAGTTCAGAAAAGTATAACTCTTATACATTTAGTTCATATCCTAAATATTCAGTTCAGTAAAGTTAAGATATTATAAAAATTGAATAAAATAAAATTCCATTGacctaaaaattcataaaacaaaataaatacgAGTTTAGTTTGTTCATGAGAGCTTCGTTTGATAAATTTATTACTCAATACTCACTCCATCTCAACAGATTCTTTACATATGTTTTTTGACACTATTCACAACTAAATATATAGAATCTTTAATATTCTCGACAATCTATAAGTGAAAATATAATCATATGGGTTCTTGTTGGATTCGTCTTTGTGAATAtattaagaatatcaaatttttataatctTTATTAATGCAAAATGAAAGATATTGATGGTGTTAAATGCGGCTCGACAAATGTGAAAAAATAAATGTAAAAAATCTGTTGAGATGGAGGGAGTACGTTATACGTTATTACTGATCCTAAGTCTAATCAATAATAGTCAAcacaaccaagtggtgttagtccagtggtagctgggttaaaccttgaagcttgcagaaatgcaggagttgagaggtcccaggttcgactaccagctggggcgatgatcacttggccctTCTGCGGCCCCCAGAGGaagtggcttacatggtccatgtggtggtgcgggaatgcatgggcccggggggactcaaccccctcgtcatcaaaaaaaaaaaaaaaataatagtcaACACCTAACATTTCGTTTTGGATGACATTTTTAATGAATAAatctttcaaaataaaatttcctCTAGAAGATAACGTGAGGTTATTCATTAGcttatatataaattataaatacaTTATTTTATTAGTTGACTTTGAAGTTATTTAAAATCGATCCTATAAAAAAACTAAAATAATAAAGGCATAATAAAAACTCAAAATAATATGAATACGTCAAGAAATGCATAGGTGTTTATAATGATTGGTTTAAATTCATGCATGGTGGGTTTAAATTACGTCTCTTTTTACttacttcaattttttttttttttataatataaaTTGATGTTGATATATTTGTCTAGACTATATGAATTTCAGCTTTGCCATTTTAGGTTTGTCATTTTAATTTGTTGAATAGGGAACTATgactacaacaacaacatta
The Silene latifolia isolate original U9 population chromosome 11, ASM4854445v1, whole genome shotgun sequence genome window above contains:
- the LOC141610852 gene encoding protein LURP-one-related 5-like; translation: MKNNNNIEGEISNNDGEFFSEKDVNLTVCKTSLFFVGDGFNVYNCHGKLVFRVDSYRSEGGHQGEIVLMDPSGRCLFTVRRKRPSLHNRWDGYIGERTENSKPIFSVKRSSIYGRSEVSVEVYDNEGEKYQIDGCFEDRSCTIYDATTREVMAEIRRKMDISSKVVLGKDAFSILIKPGFDSAFAMGLVLVLDQINADGLDDVSDEPSVSGGLSIVTTNGLSNGLHGVSDWLNRLDEVSNNKINMAALAISQGPFLLATTKTVGIAIRNRKVNRWMSGPETLVQRIGRNVCVAFNCLNLASSIRVSNSHSEGVMHAIVPFPPYKSFGNLDQSLLLS